One genomic window of Choloepus didactylus isolate mChoDid1 chromosome 27, mChoDid1.pri, whole genome shotgun sequence includes the following:
- the SPACA6 gene encoding sperm acrosome membrane-associated protein 6 isoform X5, which produces MALDLAPPLGRGAHSRPRPAPRGVQRPALPPWKSASSPVTFSRGASGLQEFSRLFRCRGCYSTVCDLPLDCPVKDVTVAQGDQALFSCAVNFQLPEEEVAYSWKFAEGGACPAAPSPPACGHPAAPHPGPVSLPRAAGGPREPGADPAGAGQAPRDLLLRDQARPAPPGAALLLPQRDAAAPAQRGRAPGLLPGSAELDGQGGGRGRALEAEPGRAAGPARGADAEQPVPARAGCGLPVSESDPAWVVSPRARTAPAFLSFLPQTPESRSRPSSLPRVQAPRPSSLRPGSPAPRPSSLGPSTFSTGSPGPQTLLPRTRESRSPDPPPLDPPPSAPGVQVPRPSSLGPRSPATRPSSLGPGSPGPQTLLPQTRESSPQTLLPRTLHLQHRESRSPDPPPSDSGVQVPRPSSLGPSSLSPGSPGPQTLLPRTQESSHQTLLSRTRESRSPDPPPSAPGVQAPRPSSLKPWSPAPRPSSLRPRNPGHFVLQIQESGPHPPLELGCLGLQDSHFWPPTP; this is translated from the exons ATGGCCCTGGATCTAGCTCCGCCTCTGGGGAGGGGGGCACACagcaggccccgccccgcccccagggGCGTACAGAGACCCGCCCTGCCCCCTTGGAAGTCTGCATCCAGCCCGGTGACATTCTCTAGGGGAGCTTCAG GTCTCCAGGAGTTCTCCCGGCTCTTCAGGTGCCGCGGGTGCTATTCCACCGTCTGCGACCTCCCGCTGGACTGCCCAG TCAAGGACGTGACGGTGGCGCAGGGCGATCAGGCTCTGTTCTCGTGCGCCGTGAACTTCCAGCTACCCGAGGAGGAGGTCGCCTATTCCTGGAAGTTCGCAGAAGGAGGG GCGTGCCCTGCAGCCCCCTCGCCTCCAGCCTGCGGGCATCCCGCAGCTCCGCACCCAGGACCAGTCTCACTTCCGCGAGCTGCGGGGGGCCCGAGGGAACCTGGCGCGGATCCGGCCGGCGCAGGCCAAGCACCAAGGGACCTTCTCCTGCGAGATCAAGCACGACCAGCGCCTCCTGGCGCGGCTCTACTTCTTCCTCAACG TGACGCGGCCGCCCCCGCGCAAAGAGGGCGCGCTCCAGGTCTCCTTCCGGGAAGTGCTGAACTGGACGGACAAGGAGGGGGACGTGGTCGAGCCCTGGAGGCCGAGCCTGGGCGAGCTGCTGGCCCAGCCCGGGGCGCTGACGCCGAGCAACCAGTTCCTGCTCGCGCTGGCTGCGGCCTTCCTGTCAGCGAGTCTGACCCTGCTTGGGTGGTGAGTCCCCGAGCCCGCACAGCCCCCGCATTTCTGAGCTTCCTCCCTCAGACCCCGGAGTCCAGGTCCAGACCCTCCTCCCTCCCGAGAGTCCAG GCCCCCagaccctcctccctcagacccgggAGTCCAGCCCCCAGACCCTCCTCCCTCGGACCCTCCACCTTCAGCACCGGGAGTCCAGGCCCCCAGACCCTCCTCCCTCGGACTCGGGAGTCCAGGTCCCCAGACCCTCCTCCCTTGGACCCTCCTCCCTCAGCCCCGGGAGTCCAGGTCCCCAGACCCTCCTCCCTCGGACCCAGGAGTCCAGCCACCAGACCCTCCTCTCTCGGACCCGGGAGTCCAGGTCCCCagaccctcctccctcagacccgggAGTCCAG CCCCCAGACCCTCCTCCCTCGGACCCTCCACCTTCAGCACCGGGAGTCCAGGTCCCCAGACCCTCCTCCCTCGGACTCGGGAGTCCAGGTCCCCAGACCCTCCTCCCTTGGACCCTCCTCCCTCAGCCCCGGGAGTCCAGGTCCCCAGACCCTCCTCCCTCGGACCCAGGAGTCCAGCCACCAGACCCTCCTCTCTCGGACCCGGGAGTCCAGGTCCCCAGACCCTCCTCCCTCAGCCCCGGGAGTCCAGGCCCCCAGACCCTCCTCCCTCAAACCCTGGAGTCCAGCCCCCagaccctcctccctcagacctaGGAATCCAGGCCATTTTGTCCTTCAAATCCAAGAGTCCGGGCCCCATCCACCTTTGGAACTTGGGTGTTTGGGACTCCAGGACTCACATTTCTGGCCCCCAACCCCCTGA
- the SPACA6 gene encoding sperm acrosome membrane-associated protein 6 isoform X10, whose protein sequence is MALDLAPPLGRGAHSRPRPAPRGVQRPALPPWKSASSPVTFSRGASGLQEFSRLFRCRGCYSTVCDLPLDCPVKDVTVAQGDQALFSCAVNFQLPEEEVAYSWKFAEGGACPAAPSPPACGHPAAPHPGPVSLPRAAGGPREPGADPAGAGQAPRDLLLRDQARPAPPGAALLLPQRDAAAPAQRGRAPGLLPGSAELDGQGGGRGRALEAEPGRAAGPARGADAEQPVPARAGCGLPVSESDPAWVVSPRARTAPAFLSFLPQTPESRSRPSSLPRVQAPRPSSLRPGSPAPRPSSLGPSTFSTGSPGPQTLLPQTRESSPQTLLPRTLHLQHRESRPPDPPPSDSGVQVPRPSSLGPSSLSPGSPGPQTLLPRTQESSHQTLLSRTRESRSPDPPPSDPGVQPPDPPPSDPPPSAPGVQAPRPSSLKPWSPAPRPSSLRPRNPGHFVLQIQESGPHPPLELGCLGLQDSHFWPPTP, encoded by the exons ATGGCCCTGGATCTAGCTCCGCCTCTGGGGAGGGGGGCACACagcaggccccgccccgcccccagggGCGTACAGAGACCCGCCCTGCCCCCTTGGAAGTCTGCATCCAGCCCGGTGACATTCTCTAGGGGAGCTTCAG GTCTCCAGGAGTTCTCCCGGCTCTTCAGGTGCCGCGGGTGCTATTCCACCGTCTGCGACCTCCCGCTGGACTGCCCAG TCAAGGACGTGACGGTGGCGCAGGGCGATCAGGCTCTGTTCTCGTGCGCCGTGAACTTCCAGCTACCCGAGGAGGAGGTCGCCTATTCCTGGAAGTTCGCAGAAGGAGGG GCGTGCCCTGCAGCCCCCTCGCCTCCAGCCTGCGGGCATCCCGCAGCTCCGCACCCAGGACCAGTCTCACTTCCGCGAGCTGCGGGGGGCCCGAGGGAACCTGGCGCGGATCCGGCCGGCGCAGGCCAAGCACCAAGGGACCTTCTCCTGCGAGATCAAGCACGACCAGCGCCTCCTGGCGCGGCTCTACTTCTTCCTCAACG TGACGCGGCCGCCCCCGCGCAAAGAGGGCGCGCTCCAGGTCTCCTTCCGGGAAGTGCTGAACTGGACGGACAAGGAGGGGGACGTGGTCGAGCCCTGGAGGCCGAGCCTGGGCGAGCTGCTGGCCCAGCCCGGGGCGCTGACGCCGAGCAACCAGTTCCTGCTCGCGCTGGCTGCGGCCTTCCTGTCAGCGAGTCTGACCCTGCTTGGGTGGTGAGTCCCCGAGCCCGCACAGCCCCCGCATTTCTGAGCTTCCTCCCTCAGACCCCGGAGTCCAGGTCCAGACCCTCCTCCCTCCCGAGAGTCCAGGCCCCCagaccctcctccctcagacccgggAGTCCAGCCCCCAGACCCTCCTCCCTCGGACCCTCCACCTTCAGCACCGGGAGTCCAGGCCCCCagaccctcctccctcagacccgggAGTCCAGCCCCCAGACCCTCCTCCCTCGGACCCTCCACCTTCAGCACCGGGAGTCCAGGCCCCCAGACCCTCCTCCCTCGGACTCGGGAGTCCAGGTCCCCAGACCCTCCTCCCTTGGACCCTCCTCCCTCAGCCCCGGGAGTCCAGGTCCCCAGACCCTCCTCCCTCGGACCCAGGAGTCCAGCCACCAGACCCTCCTCTCTCGGACCCGGGAGTCCAGGTCCCCagaccctcctccctcagacccgggAGTCCAG CCCCCAGACCCTCCTCCCTCGGACCCTCCA CCCTCAGCCCCGGGAGTCCAGGCCCCCAGACCCTCCTCCCTCAAACCCTGGAGTCCAGCCCCCagaccctcctccctcagacctaGGAATCCAGGCCATTTTGTCCTTCAAATCCAAGAGTCCGGGCCCCATCCACCTTTGGAACTTGGGTGTTTGGGACTCCAGGACTCACATTTCTGGCCCCCAACCCCCTGA
- the SPACA6 gene encoding sperm acrosome membrane-associated protein 6 isoform X7 — translation MALDLAPPLGRGAHSRPRPAPRGVQRPALPPWKSASSPVTFSRGASGLQEFSRLFRCRGCYSTVCDLPLDCPVKDVTVAQGDQALFSCAVNFQLPEEEVAYSWKFAEGGACPAAPSPPACGHPAAPHPGPVSLPRAAGGPREPGADPAGAGQAPRDLLLRDQARPAPPGAALLLPQRDAAAPAQRGRAPGLLPGSAELDGQGGGRGRALEAEPGRAAGPARGADAEQPVPARAGCGLPVSESDPAWVVSPRARTAPAFLSFLPQTPESRSRPSSLPRVQAPRPSSLRPGSPAPRPSSLGPSTFSTGSPGPQTLLPQTRESSPQTLLPRTLHLQHRESRPPDPPPSDSGVQVPRPSSLGPSSLSPGSPGPQTLLPRTQESSHQTLLSRTRESRSPDPPPSDPGVQPPDPPPSDPPPSAPGVQVPRPSSLGLGSPGPQTLLPWTLLPQPRESRSPDPPPSDPGVQPPDPPLSDPGVQVPRPSSLSPGSPGPQTLLPQTLESSPQTLLPQT, via the exons ATGGCCCTGGATCTAGCTCCGCCTCTGGGGAGGGGGGCACACagcaggccccgccccgcccccagggGCGTACAGAGACCCGCCCTGCCCCCTTGGAAGTCTGCATCCAGCCCGGTGACATTCTCTAGGGGAGCTTCAG GTCTCCAGGAGTTCTCCCGGCTCTTCAGGTGCCGCGGGTGCTATTCCACCGTCTGCGACCTCCCGCTGGACTGCCCAG TCAAGGACGTGACGGTGGCGCAGGGCGATCAGGCTCTGTTCTCGTGCGCCGTGAACTTCCAGCTACCCGAGGAGGAGGTCGCCTATTCCTGGAAGTTCGCAGAAGGAGGG GCGTGCCCTGCAGCCCCCTCGCCTCCAGCCTGCGGGCATCCCGCAGCTCCGCACCCAGGACCAGTCTCACTTCCGCGAGCTGCGGGGGGCCCGAGGGAACCTGGCGCGGATCCGGCCGGCGCAGGCCAAGCACCAAGGGACCTTCTCCTGCGAGATCAAGCACGACCAGCGCCTCCTGGCGCGGCTCTACTTCTTCCTCAACG TGACGCGGCCGCCCCCGCGCAAAGAGGGCGCGCTCCAGGTCTCCTTCCGGGAAGTGCTGAACTGGACGGACAAGGAGGGGGACGTGGTCGAGCCCTGGAGGCCGAGCCTGGGCGAGCTGCTGGCCCAGCCCGGGGCGCTGACGCCGAGCAACCAGTTCCTGCTCGCGCTGGCTGCGGCCTTCCTGTCAGCGAGTCTGACCCTGCTTGGGTGGTGAGTCCCCGAGCCCGCACAGCCCCCGCATTTCTGAGCTTCCTCCCTCAGACCCCGGAGTCCAGGTCCAGACCCTCCTCCCTCCCGAGAGTCCAGGCCCCCagaccctcctccctcagacccgggAGTCCAGCCCCCAGACCCTCCTCCCTCGGACCCTCCACCTTCAGCACCGGGAGTCCAGGCCCCCagaccctcctccctcagacccgggAGTCCAGCCCCCAGACCCTCCTCCCTCGGACCCTCCACCTTCAGCACCGGGAGTCCAGGCCCCCAGACCCTCCTCCCTCGGACTCGGGAGTCCAGGTCCCCAGACCCTCCTCCCTTGGACCCTCCTCCCTCAGCCCCGGGAGTCCAGGTCCCCAGACCCTCCTCCCTCGGACCCAGGAGTCCAGCCACCAGACCCTCCTCTCTCGGACCCGGGAGTCCAGGTCCCCagaccctcctccctcagacccgggAGTCCAG CCCCCAGACCCTCCTCCCTCGGACCCTCCACCTTCAGCACCGGGAGTCCAGGTCCCCAGACCCTCCTCCCTCGGACTCGGGAGTCCAGGTCCCCAGACCCTCCTCCCTTGGACCCTCCTCCCTCAGCCCCGGGAGTCCAGGTCCCCAGACCCTCCTCCCTCGGACCCAGGAGTCCAGCCACCAGACCCTCCTCTCTCGGACCCGGGAGTCCAGGTCCCCAGACCCTCCTCCCTCAGCCCCGGGAGTCCAGGCCCCCAGACCCTCCTCCCTCAAACCCTGGAGTCCAGCCCCCagaccctcctccctcagacctaG
- the SPACA6 gene encoding sperm acrosome membrane-associated protein 6 isoform X12, whose translation MALDLAPPLGRGAHSRPRPAPRGVQRPALPPWKSASSPVTFSRGASGLQEFSRLFRCRGCYSTVCDLPLDCPVKDVTVAQGDQALFSCAVNFQLPEEEVAYSWKFAEGGACPAAPSPPACGHPAAPHPGPVSLPRAAGGPREPGADPAGAGQAPRDLLLRDQARPAPPGAALLLPQRDAAAPAQRGRAPGLLPGSAELDGQGGGRGRALEAEPGRAAGPARGADAEQPVPARAGCGLPVSESDPAWVVSPRARTAPAFLSFLPQTPESRSRPSSLPRVQAPRPSSLGLGSPGPQTLLPWTLLPQPRESRSPDPPPSDPGVQPPDPPLSDPGVQVPRPSSLRPGSPAPRPSSLGPSTLSPGSPGPQTLLPQTLESSPQTLLPQT comes from the exons ATGGCCCTGGATCTAGCTCCGCCTCTGGGGAGGGGGGCACACagcaggccccgccccgcccccagggGCGTACAGAGACCCGCCCTGCCCCCTTGGAAGTCTGCATCCAGCCCGGTGACATTCTCTAGGGGAGCTTCAG GTCTCCAGGAGTTCTCCCGGCTCTTCAGGTGCCGCGGGTGCTATTCCACCGTCTGCGACCTCCCGCTGGACTGCCCAG TCAAGGACGTGACGGTGGCGCAGGGCGATCAGGCTCTGTTCTCGTGCGCCGTGAACTTCCAGCTACCCGAGGAGGAGGTCGCCTATTCCTGGAAGTTCGCAGAAGGAGGG GCGTGCCCTGCAGCCCCCTCGCCTCCAGCCTGCGGGCATCCCGCAGCTCCGCACCCAGGACCAGTCTCACTTCCGCGAGCTGCGGGGGGCCCGAGGGAACCTGGCGCGGATCCGGCCGGCGCAGGCCAAGCACCAAGGGACCTTCTCCTGCGAGATCAAGCACGACCAGCGCCTCCTGGCGCGGCTCTACTTCTTCCTCAACG TGACGCGGCCGCCCCCGCGCAAAGAGGGCGCGCTCCAGGTCTCCTTCCGGGAAGTGCTGAACTGGACGGACAAGGAGGGGGACGTGGTCGAGCCCTGGAGGCCGAGCCTGGGCGAGCTGCTGGCCCAGCCCGGGGCGCTGACGCCGAGCAACCAGTTCCTGCTCGCGCTGGCTGCGGCCTTCCTGTCAGCGAGTCTGACCCTGCTTGGGTGGTGAGTCCCCGAGCCCGCACAGCCCCCGCATTTCTGAGCTTCCTCCCTCAGACCCCGGAGTCCAGGTCCAGACCCTCCTCCCTCCCGAGAGTCCAG GCCCCCAGACCCTCCTCCCTCGGACTCGGGAGTCCAGGTCCCCAGACCCTCCTCCCTTGGACCCTCCTCCCTCAGCCCCGGGAGTCCAGGTCCCCAGACCCTCCTCCCTCGGACCCAGGAGTCCAGCCACCAGACCCTCCTCTCTCGGACCCGGGAGTCCAGGTCCCCagaccctcctccctcagacccgggAGTCCAG CCCCCAGACCCTCCTCCCTCGGACCCTCCA CCCTCAGCCCCGGGAGTCCAGGCCCCCAGACCCTCCTCCCTCAAACCCTGGAGTCCAGCCCCCagaccctcctccctcagacctaG
- the SPACA6 gene encoding sperm acrosome membrane-associated protein 6 isoform X9, with product MALDLAPPLGRGAHSRPRPAPRGVQRPALPPWKSASSPVTFSRGASGLQEFSRLFRCRGCYSTVCDLPLDCPVKDVTVAQGDQALFSCAVNFQLPEEEVAYSWKFAEGGACPAAPSPPACGHPAAPHPGPVSLPRAAGGPREPGADPAGAGQAPRDLLLRDQARPAPPGAALLLPQRDAAAPAQRGRAPGLLPGSAELDGQGGGRGRALEAEPGRAAGPARGADAEQPVPARAGCGLPVSESDPAWVVSPRARTAPAFLSFLPQTPESRSRPSSLPRVQAPRPSSLRPGSPAPRPSSLGPSTFSTGSPGPQTLLPRTRESRSPDPPPLDPPPSAPGVQVPRPSSLGPRSPATRPSSLGPGSPGPQTLLPQTRESRSPDPPPSDPGVQPPDPPPSDPPPSAPGVQVPRPSSLGLGSPGPQTLLPWTLLPQPRESRSPDPPPSDPGVQPPDPPLSDPGVQVPRPSSLSPGSPGPQTLLPQTLESSPQTLLPQT from the exons ATGGCCCTGGATCTAGCTCCGCCTCTGGGGAGGGGGGCACACagcaggccccgccccgcccccagggGCGTACAGAGACCCGCCCTGCCCCCTTGGAAGTCTGCATCCAGCCCGGTGACATTCTCTAGGGGAGCTTCAG GTCTCCAGGAGTTCTCCCGGCTCTTCAGGTGCCGCGGGTGCTATTCCACCGTCTGCGACCTCCCGCTGGACTGCCCAG TCAAGGACGTGACGGTGGCGCAGGGCGATCAGGCTCTGTTCTCGTGCGCCGTGAACTTCCAGCTACCCGAGGAGGAGGTCGCCTATTCCTGGAAGTTCGCAGAAGGAGGG GCGTGCCCTGCAGCCCCCTCGCCTCCAGCCTGCGGGCATCCCGCAGCTCCGCACCCAGGACCAGTCTCACTTCCGCGAGCTGCGGGGGGCCCGAGGGAACCTGGCGCGGATCCGGCCGGCGCAGGCCAAGCACCAAGGGACCTTCTCCTGCGAGATCAAGCACGACCAGCGCCTCCTGGCGCGGCTCTACTTCTTCCTCAACG TGACGCGGCCGCCCCCGCGCAAAGAGGGCGCGCTCCAGGTCTCCTTCCGGGAAGTGCTGAACTGGACGGACAAGGAGGGGGACGTGGTCGAGCCCTGGAGGCCGAGCCTGGGCGAGCTGCTGGCCCAGCCCGGGGCGCTGACGCCGAGCAACCAGTTCCTGCTCGCGCTGGCTGCGGCCTTCCTGTCAGCGAGTCTGACCCTGCTTGGGTGGTGAGTCCCCGAGCCCGCACAGCCCCCGCATTTCTGAGCTTCCTCCCTCAGACCCCGGAGTCCAGGTCCAGACCCTCCTCCCTCCCGAGAGTCCAG GCCCCCagaccctcctccctcagacccgggAGTCCAGCCCCCAGACCCTCCTCCCTCGGACCCTCCACCTTCAGCACCGGGAGTCCAGGCCCCCAGACCCTCCTCCCTCGGACTCGGGAGTCCAGGTCCCCAGACCCTCCTCCCTTGGACCCTCCTCCCTCAGCCCCGGGAGTCCAGGTCCCCAGACCCTCCTCCCTCGGACCCAGGAGTCCAGCCACCAGACCCTCCTCTCTCGGACCCGGGAGTCCAGGTCCCCagaccctcctccctcagacccgggAGTCCAGGTCCCCagaccctcctccctcagacccgggAGTCCAGCCCCCAGACCCTCCTCCCTCGGACCCTCCACCTTCAGCACCGGGAGTCCAGGTCCCCAGACCCTCCTCCCTCGGACTCGGGAGTCCAGGTCCCCAGACCCTCCTCCCTTGGACCCTCCTCCCTCAGCCCCGGGAGTCCAGGTCCCCAGACCCTCCTCCCTCGGACCCAGGAGTCCAGCCACCAGACCCTCCTCTCTCGGACCCGGGAGTCCAGGTCCCCAGACCCTCCTCCCTCAGCCCCGGGAGTCCAGGCCCCCAGACCCTCCTCCCTCAAACCCTGGAGTCCAGCCCCCagaccctcctccctcagacctaG
- the SPACA6 gene encoding sperm acrosome membrane-associated protein 6 isoform X13, with translation MALDLAPPLGRGAHSRPRPAPRGVQRPALPPWKSASSPVTFSRGASGLQEFSRLFRCRGCYSTVCDLPLDCPVKDVTVAQGDQALFSCAVNFQLPEEEVAYSWKFAEGGACPAAPSPPACGHPAAPHPGPVSLPRAAGGPREPGADPAGAGQAPRDLLLRDQARPAPPGAALLLPQRDAAAPAQRGRAPGLLPGSAELDGQGGGRGRALEAEPGRAAGPARGADAEQPVPARAGCGLPVSESDPAWVVSPRARTAPAFLSFLPQTPESRSRPSSLPRVQAPRPSSLRPGSPAPRPSSLGPSTLSPGSPGPQTLLPQTLESSPQTLLPQT, from the exons ATGGCCCTGGATCTAGCTCCGCCTCTGGGGAGGGGGGCACACagcaggccccgccccgcccccagggGCGTACAGAGACCCGCCCTGCCCCCTTGGAAGTCTGCATCCAGCCCGGTGACATTCTCTAGGGGAGCTTCAG GTCTCCAGGAGTTCTCCCGGCTCTTCAGGTGCCGCGGGTGCTATTCCACCGTCTGCGACCTCCCGCTGGACTGCCCAG TCAAGGACGTGACGGTGGCGCAGGGCGATCAGGCTCTGTTCTCGTGCGCCGTGAACTTCCAGCTACCCGAGGAGGAGGTCGCCTATTCCTGGAAGTTCGCAGAAGGAGGG GCGTGCCCTGCAGCCCCCTCGCCTCCAGCCTGCGGGCATCCCGCAGCTCCGCACCCAGGACCAGTCTCACTTCCGCGAGCTGCGGGGGGCCCGAGGGAACCTGGCGCGGATCCGGCCGGCGCAGGCCAAGCACCAAGGGACCTTCTCCTGCGAGATCAAGCACGACCAGCGCCTCCTGGCGCGGCTCTACTTCTTCCTCAACG TGACGCGGCCGCCCCCGCGCAAAGAGGGCGCGCTCCAGGTCTCCTTCCGGGAAGTGCTGAACTGGACGGACAAGGAGGGGGACGTGGTCGAGCCCTGGAGGCCGAGCCTGGGCGAGCTGCTGGCCCAGCCCGGGGCGCTGACGCCGAGCAACCAGTTCCTGCTCGCGCTGGCTGCGGCCTTCCTGTCAGCGAGTCTGACCCTGCTTGGGTGGTGAGTCCCCGAGCCCGCACAGCCCCCGCATTTCTGAGCTTCCTCCCTCAGACCCCGGAGTCCAGGTCCAGACCCTCCTCCCTCCCGAGAGTCCAGGCCCCCagaccctcctccctcagacccgggAGTCCAGCCCCCAGACCCTCCTCCCTCGGACCCTCCA CCCTCAGCCCCGGGAGTCCAGGCCCCCAGACCCTCCTCCCTCAAACCCTGGAGTCCAGCCCCCagaccctcctccctcagacctaG
- the SPACA6 gene encoding sperm acrosome membrane-associated protein 6 isoform X11: protein MALDLAPPLGRGAHSRPRPAPRGVQRPALPPWKSASSPVTFSRGASGLQEFSRLFRCRGCYSTVCDLPLDCPVKDVTVAQGDQALFSCAVNFQLPEEEVAYSWKFAEGGACPAAPSPPACGHPAAPHPGPVSLPRAAGGPREPGADPAGAGQAPRDLLLRDQARPAPPGAALLLPQRDAAAPAQRGRAPGLLPGSAELDGQGGGRGRALEAEPGRAAGPARGADAEQPVPARAGCGLPVSESDPAWVVSPRARTAPAFLSFLPQTPESRSRPSSLPRVQAPRPSSLRPGSPAPRPSSLGPSTFSTGSPGPQTLLPQTRESSPQTLLPRTLHLQHRESRPPDPPPSDSGVQVPRPSSLGPSSLSPGSPGPQTLLPRTQESSHQTLLSRTRESRSPDPPPSDPGVQVPRPSSLRPGSPAPRPSSLGPSTLSPGSPGPQTLLPQTLESSPQTLLPQT, encoded by the exons ATGGCCCTGGATCTAGCTCCGCCTCTGGGGAGGGGGGCACACagcaggccccgccccgcccccagggGCGTACAGAGACCCGCCCTGCCCCCTTGGAAGTCTGCATCCAGCCCGGTGACATTCTCTAGGGGAGCTTCAG GTCTCCAGGAGTTCTCCCGGCTCTTCAGGTGCCGCGGGTGCTATTCCACCGTCTGCGACCTCCCGCTGGACTGCCCAG TCAAGGACGTGACGGTGGCGCAGGGCGATCAGGCTCTGTTCTCGTGCGCCGTGAACTTCCAGCTACCCGAGGAGGAGGTCGCCTATTCCTGGAAGTTCGCAGAAGGAGGG GCGTGCCCTGCAGCCCCCTCGCCTCCAGCCTGCGGGCATCCCGCAGCTCCGCACCCAGGACCAGTCTCACTTCCGCGAGCTGCGGGGGGCCCGAGGGAACCTGGCGCGGATCCGGCCGGCGCAGGCCAAGCACCAAGGGACCTTCTCCTGCGAGATCAAGCACGACCAGCGCCTCCTGGCGCGGCTCTACTTCTTCCTCAACG TGACGCGGCCGCCCCCGCGCAAAGAGGGCGCGCTCCAGGTCTCCTTCCGGGAAGTGCTGAACTGGACGGACAAGGAGGGGGACGTGGTCGAGCCCTGGAGGCCGAGCCTGGGCGAGCTGCTGGCCCAGCCCGGGGCGCTGACGCCGAGCAACCAGTTCCTGCTCGCGCTGGCTGCGGCCTTCCTGTCAGCGAGTCTGACCCTGCTTGGGTGGTGAGTCCCCGAGCCCGCACAGCCCCCGCATTTCTGAGCTTCCTCCCTCAGACCCCGGAGTCCAGGTCCAGACCCTCCTCCCTCCCGAGAGTCCAGGCCCCCagaccctcctccctcagacccgggAGTCCAGCCCCCAGACCCTCCTCCCTCGGACCCTCCACCTTCAGCACCGGGAGTCCAGGCCCCCagaccctcctccctcagacccgggAGTCCAGCCCCCAGACCCTCCTCCCTCGGACCCTCCACCTTCAGCACCGGGAGTCCAGGCCCCCAGACCCTCCTCCCTCGGACTCGGGAGTCCAGGTCCCCAGACCCTCCTCCCTTGGACCCTCCTCCCTCAGCCCCGGGAGTCCAGGTCCCCAGACCCTCCTCCCTCGGACCCAGGAGTCCAGCCACCAGACCCTCCTCTCTCGGACCCGGGAGTCCAGGTCCCCagaccctcctccctcagacccgggAGTCCAGGTCCCCagaccctcctccctcagacccgggAGTCCAGCCCCCAGACCCTCCTCCCTCGGACCCTCCA CCCTCAGCCCCGGGAGTCCAGGCCCCCAGACCCTCCTCCCTCAAACCCTGGAGTCCAGCCCCCagaccctcctccctcagacctaG